A window of Cydia fagiglandana chromosome Z, ilCydFagi1.1, whole genome shotgun sequence genomic DNA:
TTAATTGAATGTAGTTAATATTTCACCATGTCTGTGGAGACAAAAGAAGCATATTTGTGGAATTGCTTGATGAATAGTTATTAAAGTGACCTTACATAACCTAGGTAGGTATGTAGTTTATAGTTGTAGTTATCTTGCTTCTGCTGAAATAATGCATTAAGTCGAAATTAACAGTAATtcaataattgtttaaaataaatagtttatttatgaatataatatCAGATAAGTATATTAACTTTGCTGCCTACAATATTTTGAAAGCAGTGCAGTAATGCCAAATGCTATTTTAATTATGGAGCTTATAGATATGTAAATAGGTATGTGGTCAGAGCCTAGTGTAAAAAATGACAAATTGACATAAGACTGGGTTTTTGTTATTCATCATTAGAATAATGTCTTTACTGCTGAAGTTTGTGctgaaagagaagagttgttaaacatatgggatccaatacattctatgactcttctctttccataCAGAGTTTAATGCAAATTGTCTAGAAAGATTCCCTGCCCCCATAGCTACTTAAGACTGACTGTAATGACCACAGCCCCGACACCATGGGCTATGGCCTTTTTTGCTAACAACTGACCTGTCTTTGTTAAAGATTTGTTTagtatatttgtatattttattcaccAACCTAGAAGAAAAAGGTGTGCAATTCTCAATCTCTCAAAGTCAGCTGGATCACATgcagttttttttgtttgaaaatgtaTTCTATGGCAGTGGAACCCAATGTTTAGTGGGCTGCGAGGGTGCAACCCAGCTGTAAAATTTCACCTTTTGGCCTGTGCATATAATATTTACTCGAGACCCGTGAGTGGGTTGAGGCCCATACTTTAGGAAATGCTGTTCTAGGGATATGATATGAAGCATGTGATGATGGGATTctggaaaaaaatatattgctaatattataggtatatattgaTATAGATAGGtatgtgtgtatttttttggtAAAGTGTAACTGTTGATTAAGTCTTTAATGAAGAATTATTCAATTAtaaagtaattaattatcatgtattttttgttcttaATAATGTGCATTCGgaatttattttaatcataaaTTTGTCTCAACAGATCCTGACAATTGTCGGCGACTCGGAGTTGATGAACAGTTCATCAAATTTCGGCCTTCGcccaatttcaaaaatatgaaGAAGTTCTTGAAATATAAAATTGATTATTCAGAATCATCAAGTCAGTCTCCGCCAAACGGCAATTGTGAGCAGACTACACCGAATATGTCAGAGAGCCCACCCAGCAATAACCAGCCGATGGAAAAGGAGGAACAGCCTTCCCCTGCGAAACCAGTTGTCCATCCCCCTTTACCTTTAGAGCCGCCACCCCCAGACAAACTGCCTGTAATGCCAGTgcctattaaaaatgaaattattgatAATGATTACCCAGACCAAGAAAGTGGGCAGGAATCTCCAAATCTGACAACAGCTGAACTGTCAATGGCTGAAACAGAAGAAACTTCACTAAGATTAAATGAAGAGCAAGATAACCACGCAGAAAGGTCTAAAGTGACTGTTTGTAGGGATTTTATTAGAGGCACGTGTGTTAGAGTAGGATGCAAATATGCACACCAAAGGGACTTGTCCCAGTTGATGGGGGTGTATACCTTTTGCCGCAATTATCAAAATTCAGTTTGTACATTACCGCTGTGCAAATATGTCCATGCTACAGTGTTTGAAGAGCAAGAGTTCTACAGAACTGGAGTCCTACCACCACACTCCCAATATCATTTTAAAAAGGCTTTCTATATGCTGCCGCCTCCACCACCTCCACCGCCACCACCTGAAGGTACTTGCTTGCAATAGCAATCTTTCATATTGCCTGTACATATTTCTTACATTATGCATAATAATATGGTGTGCTTTGGTAATCATCAGGCTTTTAAATATATCTTGATGTCTTTTTCTAAACTGATGAGTGCTATCTGTAGtgaacagtggcggatttgcagtctttgccacCCTGTAATAACTAATAGctgcccctttctcagcacccattgCATAGACTGCTGCTCTTGATGTCTTGTCGCCCTAGGACCGGGCCTACTGgaccttagggcaaatccgctaCTGGTAGTGAAAGATTACCAGAGCTAACATGTATATACCagatgtggcctgtaacacgagcagtAAATTAAACTGATCAACATTTATGCAGcgacatataaaaataatctgttttgatttttatatcACTTTCAAGTTTATTCTAAAACtgaatgtattgcgaattttgttatgtttaaagcgtgacTATCAATGTCAATCACACTGATGGCAGTGTACAACTCTacattgaaaaaaataattaatttgtataaaaaaagtaaatcTAAACAGGAAGTTTTATCGTTTGAGAAGTCAGTACATGGAGGTACATGGTCTTATTTGTAGAGaatgtagagccataagagcgtgccacatatttttgcagccttcgaagtgtaacatattattgcaggtgactgtacaacatACAATCAGGATCAGGTCACAATCTAAAGTcactaattaataaaaaataattaaacaaaaatcaactttggTTGGGTAGTCACCTTCAATATGTTAcgcttcgaaggccgcaaaaatattgtgacacgttcttatggctctaaaaataaaatcgtgtgagatatttttgcagatttcgttgtataacatattattgcaggtgactactGTTACGGTTCACTATGGCGGCAAAATCTgtattagtgagttttggttgtcacctgtACTTATTAAAGTAATTGatgttttaattactttttcgtgttacaggccacacccggtatgtgaGTTTACATTACCAGCATTATCATAAAAATTTAGACTGCCTTTTTCAACTTATATAGCAAGAATGTAGTCCGTTGGCCTTTAGGACTACTGCTGGTGCTACTATCTTTATGTTTAGTTCGTATTGATAAAATATTGTGAAAAGGTCCACCAAATTCGTCTTAGCATCCTCACTTTAAATACTTACTGGTTTTtatacaatcctggcaactatgttataattataaagatTCCCATTTAAATAGAATtatgaaataacttaaaaatcttatcttttttcataaaattaacaaagataAATGTTTTCAGTAAACTCAAGCCCGCCATGCACGCCAGAGGTGCTTAACGCAGTTGCCCTTCGGCGAAATCCGTAAGTACAACGTATTTTGCAAGTGGACACGTCGTGATACTGTGATGAATACAGAAATTTACAATTATAATTCAATTCTCCACAAAATGTCACTTTGAACCTTACGGTATCAACTTTATACAAAACATGGAGAGAGATTTGGTTGGGTCATTTGAATCAAGATTAACATAGTAGCGGTATGGCCTGGGAAGCTATATGTGTGACTCTAATAGACTGAAAAGTAATCCTCTCTAAGTTTATATCCTGTAGCTTATAAAATAGTCTGCTCTTCTTAAGTTAAACTATACTCGTTATAATTGGCTCTACTTAAAAAAAGGCTTATCTAGGTAAACCCGAATGcataaaaatgaaatgcaaaaAATGCTTATATATTTAGAAAGTTGGTATCGCAAGTGTTGTTTCAAAGTGTGTGGTATAGAaatcatgatttttttatatgaatacaTTTAAGAGTAATGAAAACGATTGGCTTTCTAAGGAGATTCTTGACAAggaaatctattattattattcttgagtgtacatatatttttttgtactttacatgtattttattaatagaatTTAACACTGGTATAATATTTTTACTGGTAATTTTCTGTCACAGTGTTGCATGTCCGGTGTTGGCTGGTTGAGGTTATATGGAGTGTATAACATCCGTCTaatggtattttttgtattctaGTTCAGAAAAACCTTTAATAAGCTGTGTGCCTGTATCTAAATTGGAGTCTAAACCAGCCGAGAATGATTTCAGGCACATGATACAAGCCATTACTTCCCCACTGAAAAGGGACTGGAACTCGATAGATCCATGTAAGTAAAtttcaattattaattaaaacaacAAAGCAGTATTGAAGTTTAACATAACAACTTAAgttttttattcattaattaaatattgttttattgacATATTAAAGTGGCCTGTTTGCTGGCCGAAAACAATTAATTAACATTCACTTATAGGATAACTGTTATTTTCCTTAGCATTTTTGCTTGACAATGCTGCTAGAGTTAAGTTTGCTGAAGTCcaattaattattaatgaaGTGAAATAATCATTTTAATAATGTTGACTTGAGTAATCAATAATCAAGTAATTTTGCCGAGCCACTACAGGTTCGAGCCCTGTGAATGTTTTCCATTGTTATGGGTTCTGAAGCTGGCTTCAGCAATGCAATGCAATAGATCCTGGGATCTATTGCATTGGACTACAGTTTCGTAAGAACTGGCTACACAAGGTATTCATGAACGTTGTTGACTGATCAACAATAGCAAGCgaatttgtgttttattttttatttcatgcataTGGTCCTATTATGCCTAACAGCTTAACAAAATTAATAGTGGCAAATAACACATAAAATACATTAGCTTTAACACATTTCTATAAATGAATTGCAGCACTCGAAGCATCTGTATTTGTTTTTCCATTTGCAATACGGCATTTTAATAGAGTTTAAAGAAACACTTCATGCTTGGCTTCGAATTAAAAGGGTGATGTAACTGATACCCTGCTATTGCTCTTAAAGTTAAATTATCAATTAATGGCAATTGTTTTTAGTAATATAAAAGTTGACAGCTCATAAGATACCGAGAGTTGGCAGAGCGCAGTCTCGGTGAAGCCACGTGGTTGGTCCGAATGCCGTGCGTACTGTTATGCTAGTGGACTGTTGCGCTAAGCGACTTGTTCTATTCGATTGATTTTGTCTGCAGTCACCTCCCCGCCGCGCGACCTCGACCACAAACAACTCTTcacaaaaaaatgtaaacattgcGACAGTACGGACATCAGGTTTGATATTTTCTACATATTGTATTATCTGTTAAAATTACGCAATGATATATAAGTGTATGGGCGAGTCGCACATATTAGCTATAGCTCAGAGTAGCATGAAATTATTGTAGAATTCATAGTGACGAGTATTGCAATGTAAGCCCATTTAAAGTGCACgcatatttttattaaagtaaatactTGTTACGATTTATATTTGATGCATTGCAATAAAGTTTGAATACTACTGCAATCTCGCCCCTAAATTGTATTACATGTTTTGGGAGAAGTCCACCAATAAAGCTATGCGGCGCTGCAGTCGCCCTCGTGATAAACATATCATGGGGAAGTACAAATTCGTTTATTTCACTTAGAAAACTTTATAGAGAGCAAAATAGCGACGCAGCTTAATGCTAATTGTTTATTAAGTGATCGTCATGATATATGTGGcgaattataaaatattattgtaaaaatatggTGGATTCTTATGGAGAATGTATCGTATGTGGAGGCGGACACTGCACTGCCCCGTGTGCCTACAGGCACCTAGCGCGCAAGGGCCCAATCACGCAACTTAACGCATATATTGGAATTTAACTGTATTATTACCAATGTAATAGCTCAAATTTGAGTTCGAACATTAAAATTTACATATCACCAGAAAATAAAATGCTTAAGCGATATTAAGTTTTACcaagtttttttgaaaaatatacacaagttaaaaataatatgtattttacaagtacctaatgttttgtttaaaataatataatatactatttatgtttatataatgtatgtatatattttaaagtgtttgTATTATATCAAAAAGTAGGTAAATCTAAATGTACTTTCTGTTACAGACTTCaatacaataaagaaaaactcgaGGCAATAGAGAAAACGAGTAAAGAACTGAGAATGAAATCTAAGCTCCTCACGCAGAAGAGTCAAAACCTTTTTACCATTCTCCTTACAGTAATAAAAGAGGTAAGAATAATTTTGATAATTCTATTCACTATAATCAGaagcaaaataatgtattaATGTTCTAGAGCTTGTCTCCGAATTATATTTCCGCCGTTCATTTACTTACAGGAAAATTTTACATGAATCTTGAACAGTGGCTTATTTCACGAAAATTTGTAATAAGTATACATGGAAGCCTGTTTCAATGTTTTAATTAAGAGAGTCTGTCTTTGTTTGGATATTCGATAAATGTTCCCGTTTATCGCTAATAAGGATTGATTGATTGAGTCTCATCTTActctaaataattttatatacaTGCTTTTAAAATTTTAGAGTTCCAACTCCTTTTATTAGAACTAAATGCATAGacagtttattattattttattactaagacttactaaaaagttttagtaataggtttTATTAATacagatatacatacatataatcacgcctatttcccggaggggtaggcagagaccacggatttccacttgctacgatcctgacatacctctttcgcttccttcacattcataacattcctcatacacgctcgccggtttagggtgctcttgacctggcctttcttcaggatttcccgatctgatcagagaaagtccgccgaggtctatcccttccaactcccacttccacttctccctcatacactctctttgtcagccttctttcactcattctttccacatgtccaaaccatctcaacatACCTTTCTCAATTTTTGTCCCTACATCTACATTCAGTCCACACTTTTCCCTTATCACGCTGTTCCTAATTCTATCTTGCAATCTCACACCACACACACTTCTCAACGCTCTCATTTCCACTGCATTCACTTGACTCTGATGCCTCTTCTGCCATACCCAACTTTCGCTACCATACATAAGTGTAGGCACCAAcacccagtggcgtagctagggaggggcggcgggggcggtccgccccgggtgtcacccatttaggggtaacacccgaccgtgaacatcagtagtgtcacctataaaaattcataaaatcatgtaaaatgaaagcgatggagtaaatcctgagctatttaacatatATTAATTACTCTTTTCAGGGTTCGGTACCCAAAGAGTataatgggaccctattactaagacttcgctttcagtccgtccgtccgtacgtccgtccgtccgtccttccgtccgtctgtcaccaggctgtatctaacgaaccgtgatagctagattgttgaaattttcacagatgatgtatttctgttgccgctataacaacaaatactaaaaacagaataaaataaagatttaagtggggctcccatacaacaaacgtgatttttgaccaaagttaagcaacgtcgggcggggtcagtacttggatgggtgaccgttttttttgccgttttttgctatattctggcaaataaataatttgtatttgtttgttgtatggtacggaacccttcgtgctcaagtccgactctcacttgcccggtttttaaatatattttacaattttgtttgaattttggggtgacacccacaatttccgcaccgggtgccacccatgctagctacgccactgccaaCACCCCTCTATGAACAGCCAACCGTGCTTTTTGCGACACCTTCTGGCTGCTCATAAAAGCGTTAAGTGCCCCATTCACACGATTCCCATATAATACAGATATACCTGAAATTTAATTAGATTGTCTTATAGATTGTGTTTATTGACATTAATGGAATgcaaaaataacataatagaatctTTTGACATGCTAaaatatatgatcatttatCGTATTAAAAAATACTGGGGTGTGTCAAAATATTCTCTTGGCGTTCGCTAATTTAAAggcaatttattaaatttacagcAGGCGGAATCAGTTAACGGGTACAGCAAATTAAAAGCCAAGCTGAACATGTGTGGAGAAAAAGAAAGGGTATGTATTACTGGTTctaaacaataaaaacttggaTTTAACATGTGTGCGGATACGGACCAGGTTTCTgttagcaggcgtgtctcactccgcgatttcgtcgctttgctacaggtagctaaaagtacatccgttcgaccccaattttggggtttgccataagccgcgcgtggcgctgtcgccacctagcggccatatctgtgctgatcgtgacaaacgcgttttattagagagtgagtcttctgtacttagtcctattatttattctgtgctgttagTAAGAGAAACATTACttataaataatgaaataatataAACGAAGATCGAAATGAAACGAATGAATGAcgatacttaataataattatatcctttgtTACGATTTAAGTAAGAATTAATTTAAGGGTTAAACGAATACTATATAAACAACGGTTAATTGTTGTAACATTTAAAAGTAATTCCTAATAAACTTTTACGATGTTTCCTTATTATTTCAAAAGATGTATGTGTTTCTCATTATCATATTTAAAAATGCAACCGCTTGTGTTTTTTACATAAAGTATTTGaaaatttgatgtttttttttatttaggaacAAATCAATCAAATTTAATGTGTATAActagagtcagtccatgaaaagtctgcagcggatttgatagcccacgcagtgcacgtgttagtttaaacgtcaaacttctatgaaattatgacgtaagtatcatatgacacttgcactgcgtgggctatcaaatccgctgcagacttttaatggtctaactctagtattaCCTGAAACATTGCACACATGTGACCTTGGCACAAAAGTTAACACCGTTTCTTTTGCTTTTCAGGAAGTACTGCAGAACATCATTGAGAATCACAGCACACAAGTCAGTAGCAATATTATGTAAGCTAAAGccatatttaatattaggtaatatgTAATTATTAGGATGACCACCAATGTGTCTTCCACCATACAAAACGCGGACGGTTCACAGTGTTTTATCTCGTGCTTTCTGAACATAACCAGCTGTAACCTAGTTACACCATGAATACTTTAAGCATGTGATTAACAGAtggttttattataataataaatatttagcaTAATATTACGGCTACACGTGAATTTAGAATTAAgcacgacatgtttcggagaacCTAGGTCTCCAAATTCAAGCACTGACACTGGAGAACCCCGGACCGGAATTCCGAGAAACCCTGGCGCGGGACCACCTTTAACCGGTTTTTATCTTAAGGTAAGCGTCGGCAAGAGGCTGCCGCGACCCGGCAGCGGCTGCCCGGCAGTCGCCGTTCTGCTTTATAGGGATTTGTATGACACACCGTCCGATGCAGGCGGCGGCGGTCGGTCGCGGCTGCCGGGCTGCGGCAGCGTCTTGCCGAATGCCATCTTTACCTTTAGCGAGTTCAGCAGCCCGCGCGCCGAGCGACACGCCACGCGTACTGTCCACCcacgcgcaatatggagacccAGACTCTCCGAAACTTGTATCGCGTAAACTACAAAATGGCACGTCACTAAAGTCGTTAAATTAGTATGTCTAACGACATATTACTAATTCTTTTGCAAATAGAATAAAAGCCATCCCTTAATCACTAACTAAAACCAATCGTGGTGTAGGGTCTGCATTACAGTTCAGATCTGTAATTCTAATTGCGTTAGAAAGTTATTTTCTAGATTGTTTATATTTGTAACCATTGATGAATATTTTTGTCCCGTTTCGTCGATAGTATCGACTCGATACCACTTTGTGAAAATTTGTCCCCATTCGTCTGATACACCCCTTAAATATATACCCCTCATACGCCTCGCCCTCGCCGCTCCTAATGATGTTTTTATGTTGCTTTTGcagtaataatatttaaaaaaagtaactaattgaataattttataatcacaaaatattttacacGAATACCATCTGATTTGTATGCTTTAATGAAGTAATAAATATCTATAATTAGAAACACAGAgtgaaatatatttatgagtTTATGACAtgcaacaattttaacacatagactagacaaaaaaaaaatcaaaatcgctctccttcttgacaCAACTCAcaaattatattactttttgACAACCGGATTTTTTAACCTAGCAATAGAACATTTATATCTCACtcccggtcaagatttcgatcggaCAACCGGCAAATATGGATTCAGCGGGgtttaattaggttaaaaacTCGGTTgcaaaaaagtaatatgatttgccaaacgaaatagattttatgaaaaatatgaccaaaCTTTCAAGGCATAGAGGGAGAGATACAAATCTAAGAACTTTGCTTTCCTCGATTGTTCAAAAGTTCCCGTTGCATTTCGTTACATTATTGATTTCAGTAAccaataattatgtattataattttttttaacatacGACATGTTTGTGCATTTAGAGTAAATATTagtcatttatattattttgtatccACCTTGAAATAATGTGTTGCACGGCGAAACGCGCATAAATATATGACACCACACGAAACTGCTCTGAAGATAAGTCCATGTCCGATATTGTCGGTTCGTTGGGCAACACATTATTGCAGGTGATGTGTGTGTATTGTACTGAATATTGACGTAACCTGTTTTTACTGGTTAAACAAGAggatataattataattgtcAATTTAATGATTTCGCTACGCCTATAGTTTTAAGAGACCTGTCAAAGTAGACTAAATCAAAAAGATCTACGGACACTATTTTTGTGGAAAGAACGAAAATCTCCAAGCCTATGGGATTTAAAAACTTATGACTTGGAAGGCCTcgctattattaattttatagtgCATGTTAATTTGTTCTCCTTGATACGTAATTTTTAGCAGCTAACGGAATAGTACCAAACAAATAGTACATAATTAGTTATAGCTATGTCGATAATTAGGTCTTATCTTATGACATTATCTAATTTAAGAAACTGTCAACTGTCTCATGAAATTAAGAGTGTAGTTATAAATCAGGCCGAGGGCTGAATTCTAGCCATTATAATGTAAATACAGTTCTAATGCGTCCTTATCTTCAAATAAGGTTCTGGCAGTAATAAAAGTGAAACTTGGAATACACGTACTGAAGATAGAACTTTCTCTTTCTAACGTCTTTCTGAATATGGCTGCATACAAATGCAACAATATTACTCGTAAGTGGGCTGTTTATTCACTACCCGAATGCCAAACTTCATGTTTTATTCTGGACGGGAAGCCGATTTTTAAACATACATAGTAGTCGTAAACTATTTTCATCTCAATAATTTTGATACAATCTTAAAATAAggatgtattttaatattttcgcTCATCGCTAAGAAGTAAGAAGTTTGAATGTGTATGTTTTATGTCGTTTGTTTTTAAATACCGAATAAGTTACTAATAGGTGACCGTCAAAATAATTGTGGACTTCAGCATCATTTCAAGTTAAATTTTCAGCTATTCATGGGATTTATCACTCTAAAattatctgaaaaaaaaaacattcatttaTCTGTTTCAATGTTTATTATGCAAACAGTTAAACATACACTACATAATGTAAACatgaaactaattaaaaactaaacttaaatataaatataagcaaaataataaagacaaaaaaaaagaattaaactaattaactaaaactacctaatttcacagTACCGGTCTGTTCTTTGAAATCGCCTGTATATTAAATCAATACAGAGCTGATGGAAAGCGAGCAAATTTGATATTTTGAAGTCGCGACCATTTTTACCGTTTTACCGAACGGTGTTAGGCTGCATCCATACTGCAGTTAACTTTCATGGAGCAACACGGTAACATGAGGTAATTTACCGAATTACTTAGTATTGCATAGTGTTGCTCCACATATGCTAACTGCGGTGTGGATGTATCTTTAGTCGCCATCTGATATATCAAAGCGAATAAGTtgctcacaaatatttgaacaagGCGCTGTTTCCAACGCGTTAAAGTGCATTTTAGGTatattgaatattattatttagtatggataTTTTGTTGGCGACTATAGCTTCGTTGAGATATGTACTTCAGATAGTAAACTGACCATTCGTTAACATGTACAACTGGAAAGGGTGTGTTGTTAGTGCTAGTAGTCGTTTGTCTTTAGAGAAATTGACATAAAATGTTATATTGGTGACTTACGTTTACGGCAAAAGTCTTACATTATAGTATAGAAAACTATAGAACAAATTTGTATATACATGCAATAACACGTTAGTTCAAATAAGTTAACGCCAATTTAAATTATGCTCCGACACGCGTCCGTAGATAACAGCGTACACTACCTATTTTTAATGCAATGAAAATAGAGTGTACAGAATTTTTCTGAATTATGTTAAGTGTGTACATATATCAACATCACTAACAAtgagaatttagactagaggaatGTTGTCAAAGTTAATTATGTAGTCAGtgcatttactgccatctttcgacacaaataattaacacttttagaacgctAGTCCACGATAAGCCAAAGGTGTGATGCCATACCTTTGGCTACTCTTGAGTAGGatatactttttgacatttcaCAAGTtgaacacatatcagtgaaaaaaataaagatcgaagacaaatggcgttctaaaagtctTAATCACAGTATCgaatggcagtaaatgtactgactacataatttactttcacaatattcctctatttcaaattctcctTGTTACTAATAAGCAAGTTAGTAAATGCTAGACATTCTTAACGATAATGACACGTTGACAGTAGTTTTAAGAATTCGTTTAAGATATCATAGTTTTACGGTGGCGGAATaacaaaataatacttactaacTAAAAATACAACAGGGAATACTCGATTTAAAGCTTTCAGGTTTGTTACCTATTGATGAAACACTAATACCTAACTCTGTTTGCCATTTGGATTAATGTTTGGCTTAGTAGACTAAAAACGCATTCGATTTGGTCGAGATTTCCCTCTATAAGTCTTTTAGTTAAAATTATCACTACACCGAAAGACACGGATTTGTACACTTCTGTATACTTGACAAATGAAATGAGTACAAGTCTGTCACGGGTACCATCAAGTAGgaggaatttcgtacattgacctgtctatctgtctgtatCGCTTGCGCACGTACTATTTACTGTAATGCATTTTTCGTCAAGTTAAAGTTAGACAGTAATATCTCGCATGGTTCGGCAGATCAGTGCATGATCTTTTTTAAAACGCGTCGTAAAGATGTTTCTGGTGAAAGTTACGAGGGCGGTTTGATAAGTCAGTGACTTAGTAAAAAAAACTGTATATTATTGCATGCATGGATTAATTAGTGAATAGCAATACCGAGACAATATTGACATTCACTTATTAAAAGCCACCAAAGAAATCCAATCATACTGAGCAGTCCTAGTTAGATTTAACGGTATAGTATTCAGTATTCCTTGGTGTTTTTAGTAAGTAGCTATGAGCGACAGAAGCAATTGCGAGCCGAAGCATTctagaataaatataaaatactccATTAGGTTAGTCATCAGTACACATATCTGTAACTT
This region includes:
- the LOC134678075 gene encoding uncharacterized protein LOC134678075; the protein is MKKFLKYKIDYSESSSQSPPNGNCEQTTPNMSESPPSNNQPMEKEEQPSPAKPVVHPPLPLEPPPPDKLPVMPVPIKNEIIDNDYPDQESGQESPNLTTAELSMAETEETSLRLNEEQDNHAERSKVTVCRDFIRGTCVRVGCKYAHQRDLSQLMGVYTFCRNYQNSVCTLPLCKYVHATVFEEQEFYRTGVLPPHSQYHFKKAFYMLPPPPPPPPPPEVNSSPPCTPEVLNAVALRRNPSEKPLISCVPVSKLESKPAENDFRHMIQAITSPLKRDWNSIDPFTSPPRDLDHKQLFTKKCKHCDSTDIRLQYNKEKLEAIEKTSKELRMKSKLLTQKSQNLFTILLTVIKEQAESVNGYSKLKAKLNMCGEKEREVLQNIIENHSTQVSSNIM